A portion of the Cryptomeria japonica chromosome 5, Sugi_1.0, whole genome shotgun sequence genome contains these proteins:
- the LOC131039647 gene encoding U11/U12 small nuclear ribonucleoprotein 25 kDa protein isoform X2, translated as MKSREELRFIPQRGDDKSPLLSENDLSTGSIQLSILKLDSTSFNVRVSTRASVHELKNAVQTEFGVSQNEEQGKIPWGIVWGNFCLTYQSHKLVDDSILLSSFGIKDSDQVF; from the exons ATGAAATCAAGAGAGGAATTGAGGTTCATACCACAGAGAGGTGATGATAAATCACCCCTGCTATCTGAAAACGATTTATCTACTGGTTCAATTCAGCTCTCCATTCTCAAGCTGGACAGTACATCATTTA ATGTAAGAGTTAGCACCAGAGCTTCTGTTCATGAACTGAAGAATGCTGTTCAGACGGAGTTTGGTGTATCTCAAAATGAAGAACAAGGCAAGATTCCCTG GGGTATTGTGTGGGGGAACTTTTGCTTGACGTACCAGTCTCATAAACTTGTTGATGACAGCATCTTGTTGAGCAGTTTTGGCATCAAAGATAGTGACCAG